In one Nitrososphaera viennensis EN76 genomic region, the following are encoded:
- a CDS encoding NADH-quinone oxidoreductase subunit A codes for MLGFGLVASVPALILSRLVSPRRRYNPVKFLPMECGQMPTGEGRSHFMMQYYAYILMFVVFDVMSIFLYAWGTALFNIPRTATLPIIAFLGIMFAAMGYALYLAGRKGIW; via the coding sequence ATGCTTGGCTTCGGTCTTGTAGCCTCGGTGCCCGCCCTTATCCTGTCAAGGCTGGTGTCTCCGAGGCGCCGCTACAATCCTGTCAAGTTCCTGCCGATGGAGTGCGGGCAGATGCCAACGGGCGAAGGCCGCTCTCATTTCATGATGCAGTATTATGCTTATATCCTCATGTTCGTCGTCTTTGACGTCATGTCCATCTTTCTGTACGCGTGGGGCACGGCCCTCTTTAACATCCCAAGGACTGCCACGCTCCCGATAATCGCTTTCCTTGGAATCATGTTTGCCGCCATGGGCTACGCTCTGTATCTTGCAGGGAGGAAGGGAATCTGGTAA